A stretch of the Microcella sp. genome encodes the following:
- a CDS encoding FHA domain-containing protein → MLQFSTGESYTVIGSGLAGRNPRPEPGEVVDHVVTIVDPGRSVSKTHLEFGHNDGVFWISDRHSGNGTVIREPGAEPLPCVPGRRYPVERGTRVDLGDQYLLLS, encoded by the coding sequence GTGCTGCAGTTCAGCACGGGCGAGAGCTACACCGTGATCGGGTCGGGGCTCGCCGGACGCAACCCTCGACCCGAGCCGGGCGAAGTGGTCGATCACGTGGTGACTATCGTCGACCCCGGGCGCTCCGTCTCCAAGACGCACCTCGAGTTCGGCCATAACGACGGCGTGTTCTGGATCAGCGATCGGCACTCCGGCAACGGCACGGTGATCCGAGAACCGGGCGCCGAGCCCCTGCCGTGCGTGCCGGGCCGGCGGTATCCGGTCGAGCGCGGAACCCGGGTCGACCTGGGCGATCAGTACCTGCTGCTCAGTTAG
- a CDS encoding FtsK/SpoIIIE domain-containing protein: MPEPPRPPSTAPFPVVAVVAPMIGAVVIGMVLASPFMLLFAALGPIVAVAGVIDGRRSARRHRRAEAERFDRECALFEQAIDHAHAVERREAERSTPHPPRSLADGGAAAALRIGTGFGRSSVAIESAHRVGDSDDDRRLGRMLARAQQNPELPALIARGHLVVEGSGLVAEVLCRRLSHEPGVTLHRAARGGHADGSDGPPVGASVITVISATLVEVREAGRPVRRMRPEFVTGRQLEAARSSTASERRLPTAVSWGTLSRHGETATGLVGVPIGVGESGVVAIDLVGSGPHALVGGTTGSGKSELLRALALGWAAAEPPSAAQLLFIDFKGGATFARLTELPHCIGLVTDLDPVVAQRAMRSLRAELRHRERALSDAGARDIRERPDLLPRLLLLVDEFATLTATFPELHGVFADIAARGRSLGMHLVLCTQHPASVVRDAIAANCPVRLSFRVTDAASGGIVGERARELIAAPPGRAMLVGENGTHPLQAAVIDDDDIDQVLERWSAHEAGGSTWCPPLPERLAVDDLPPSERPSPDHGDPAPPRSLIDSITFGVLDDPDERARYRAQWHPPRDGCLVVLGASSSGKSTLLAALAAGVGDDTSCVVVPPTLPEAWSVLEQLSVRPPAATLLLCDGLDLLLAAAGDRSSELLARWDSAVRAMRAAGGAAAASASSSSAGSSVLGGRFESRVHLRCADADEHAMAGAPRGLFDRRAPAGRGWWRDLQLQVIEPTTTLPAARAAPAPPWLPDSDRDAIIIAARIDSVAERIAVAQLPHQVIGDVSAAAASTAPPDRSVAIQPRILLATPAHWQSAWSLLSAARTQVPIAIIGCDAADVRSLLSHRDPLPPIDPGRAEFWLAEPNGSISRAASPLAADPPRESSLRPAR, from the coding sequence ATGCCCGAGCCCCCTCGCCCGCCCAGCACTGCGCCTTTCCCGGTGGTCGCCGTGGTCGCACCCATGATTGGTGCCGTCGTGATCGGCATGGTGCTCGCCTCCCCGTTCATGCTGCTCTTCGCCGCGCTGGGTCCCATCGTCGCCGTCGCGGGCGTCATCGATGGCCGTCGGTCGGCTCGCCGACATCGCCGTGCCGAGGCCGAGCGGTTCGACCGCGAGTGCGCGCTGTTCGAGCAGGCGATCGATCATGCCCACGCGGTCGAGCGGCGCGAGGCCGAGCGCAGCACCCCGCATCCTCCCCGCTCGCTCGCCGACGGGGGAGCGGCAGCGGCGCTGCGCATCGGCACTGGGTTCGGCCGCAGCTCGGTCGCGATCGAGTCGGCGCATCGCGTCGGCGACTCCGATGACGATCGGCGCCTGGGGCGGATGCTCGCGCGAGCCCAGCAGAACCCTGAGCTTCCCGCCCTCATCGCTCGTGGGCACCTTGTGGTCGAGGGCAGTGGCCTTGTCGCCGAGGTGCTGTGCCGTCGACTCTCGCACGAGCCGGGGGTGACGCTGCATCGCGCCGCGCGCGGCGGTCATGCCGATGGGTCTGACGGGCCGCCCGTCGGTGCCTCCGTGATCACCGTGATCTCTGCGACCCTGGTCGAGGTGCGCGAGGCGGGCCGCCCGGTACGTCGGATGAGACCTGAATTCGTCACCGGGCGACAACTCGAAGCGGCTCGATCGTCGACAGCCTCTGAACGACGTCTGCCGACCGCTGTCTCATGGGGCACTCTCTCGCGGCATGGTGAAACCGCGACCGGCCTTGTCGGCGTGCCGATCGGCGTCGGCGAGTCAGGCGTCGTCGCGATCGACCTCGTCGGGTCGGGGCCGCACGCCCTCGTGGGCGGCACGACCGGCAGCGGCAAGAGCGAGCTGCTGCGCGCGCTCGCACTCGGCTGGGCCGCGGCCGAGCCCCCGAGCGCGGCGCAACTGCTGTTCATCGATTTCAAGGGCGGGGCCACCTTTGCGCGCCTGACCGAGCTGCCCCACTGCATCGGTCTCGTCACCGACCTCGACCCGGTCGTCGCGCAGCGGGCGATGCGCTCGCTGCGCGCTGAGCTGCGGCACCGGGAACGGGCACTGAGCGACGCCGGCGCACGCGACATTCGCGAGCGACCCGATCTGCTGCCCCGACTACTCCTGCTCGTCGACGAGTTCGCCACCCTGACCGCGACTTTTCCCGAGCTGCACGGTGTGTTCGCTGACATCGCGGCCCGAGGTCGCTCGCTCGGCATGCACCTGGTGCTGTGCACGCAGCACCCGGCGAGCGTCGTGCGCGACGCCATCGCGGCCAATTGCCCGGTCAGGCTCTCATTCCGGGTCACCGACGCCGCTTCCGGAGGCATTGTCGGTGAGCGCGCGCGAGAACTCATCGCTGCGCCGCCCGGTCGAGCGATGCTGGTGGGTGAGAACGGCACCCATCCCCTGCAGGCGGCCGTCATCGACGACGACGACATCGACCAGGTGCTCGAACGGTGGAGCGCGCACGAGGCGGGCGGCAGCACGTGGTGCCCGCCTCTCCCCGAGCGGCTCGCCGTCGATGACCTTCCCCCGAGCGAGCGCCCGTCGCCCGACCACGGCGATCCTGCACCGCCGCGCTCCCTGATCGACAGCATCACTTTCGGAGTACTCGATGATCCGGATGAGCGCGCACGGTACCGTGCGCAGTGGCACCCGCCCCGCGACGGTTGCCTCGTCGTGCTCGGCGCATCGAGCAGCGGCAAGTCAACGCTGCTCGCCGCACTCGCCGCAGGCGTCGGTGACGACACATCGTGCGTCGTGGTGCCGCCGACGCTTCCCGAAGCATGGTCTGTGCTCGAGCAGCTCTCCGTACGCCCGCCTGCGGCCACACTACTGCTCTGCGACGGCCTCGATCTTCTTCTGGCAGCCGCGGGCGACAGGTCGTCCGAGCTGCTAGCGCGATGGGATTCCGCGGTGCGAGCGATGCGAGCAGCCGGAGGTGCCGCGGCGGCATCTGCGTCGTCGTCGAGCGCTGGCAGCTCGGTGCTCGGCGGGCGCTTCGAGAGCCGTGTGCACCTGCGGTGCGCCGACGCAGACGAGCACGCGATGGCCGGAGCACCGCGCGGTCTCTTCGATCGCCGCGCACCGGCCGGGCGCGGGTGGTGGCGCGATCTGCAGCTTCAGGTCATCGAGCCCACCACGACGTTGCCAGCTGCTCGCGCCGCACCCGCACCGCCCTGGTTGCCCGACTCTGATCGCGACGCGATCATCATCGCGGCGCGCATCGACTCCGTTGCTGAGCGCATCGCGGTCGCGCAGCTTCCGCATCAGGTCATCGGCGACGTCTCGGCCGCCGCGGCGTCGACCGCACCGCCCGACCGCAGTGTGGCGATTCAGCCGCGCATCCTTCTTGCGACGCCCGCGCACTGGCAGTCGGCGTGGTCTTTGCTGAGTGCCGCTCGAACGCAGGTTCCGATCGCCATCATCGGTTGCGACGCGGCCGACGTGCGCAGCTTGCTCAGTCACCGCGACCCACTGCCGCCGATCGACCCGGGCCGCGCCGAGTTCTGGCTTGCGGAGCCGAACGGGTCGATCAGCCGCGCGGCCTCGCCGCTCGCCGCCGACCCGCCCCGTGAGAGTAGCCTTCGGCCTGCTCGCTAG
- a CDS encoding ABC transporter ATP-binding protein has protein sequence MTNNDVPQGGFAEAGADLELVGITKRFPGFTAIEELDLTIPAGSFFALLGPSGCGKTTTLRLIAGLEEPTAGRILIGGKDVTATKAFQRPVNTVFQSYALFPHMTILENVAFGLRRRGIKNAEPLAHEALTLVELDHLATRKPGQLSGGQQQRVALARAVVNRPALLLLDEPLGALDLKLRRQMQVELKDIQSEVGLTFLHVTHDQEEAMTMADTVAVMNKGRIEQMGAPQELYELPHTAFVAKFLGQSNLFTGDVVSSSSTSLVVDAGGTKIEVPLERAQRHSGRITVGVRPEKVSLHDSAPKADSARNVIGPGRITDVSFSGVSTQYEVTMPRHGAVTVFAQNTSISTLHHDGDEVWLSWSVDHAFGLADEAESEPVSRFHADLDTSMIAVQSRKDLEAELEGA, from the coding sequence GTGACGAACAACGATGTTCCGCAGGGGGGTTTCGCTGAAGCAGGTGCTGACCTCGAGCTGGTCGGCATCACCAAGCGATTCCCAGGCTTCACAGCGATCGAAGAACTCGACCTGACCATTCCGGCCGGTTCGTTCTTCGCTCTGCTGGGGCCCTCCGGGTGCGGCAAGACGACCACCCTGCGGCTCATCGCCGGTCTGGAAGAGCCCACGGCGGGCCGAATCCTCATCGGCGGCAAGGACGTCACGGCGACGAAGGCGTTCCAGCGCCCCGTCAACACGGTGTTCCAGAGCTACGCGCTCTTCCCGCACATGACGATCCTCGAGAACGTCGCGTTCGGGTTGCGCCGACGGGGCATCAAGAACGCCGAGCCGCTCGCGCACGAGGCGCTCACGCTCGTCGAGCTCGATCACCTCGCCACTCGCAAGCCGGGGCAGCTCTCCGGCGGGCAGCAGCAGCGTGTCGCGCTTGCGCGCGCCGTGGTCAACCGACCCGCGCTGCTGCTGCTCGACGAGCCGCTTGGGGCCCTCGACCTCAAGCTGCGGCGTCAGATGCAGGTCGAACTCAAAGACATCCAGAGCGAGGTCGGCCTGACCTTCCTGCACGTGACCCACGACCAAGAAGAAGCCATGACCATGGCCGACACTGTCGCGGTCATGAACAAGGGCCGCATCGAGCAGATGGGCGCCCCGCAAGAGCTCTACGAACTGCCGCACACGGCCTTCGTCGCGAAGTTCCTCGGTCAGTCGAACCTCTTCACGGGAGACGTCGTGTCGAGCTCGAGCACATCGCTCGTGGTTGACGCCGGCGGCACCAAGATCGAGGTTCCGCTCGAACGCGCACAACGCCACAGCGGCCGCATCACCGTCGGTGTGCGACCCGAGAAGGTCAGCCTGCACGACAGCGCGCCGAAGGCCGACTCGGCGCGCAACGTCATCGGCCCCGGCCGCATCACCGATGTGTCGTTCAGCGGTGTGAGCACGCAGTACGAAGTGACGATGCCCCGTCACGGTGCGGTCACGGTGTTCGCGCAGAACACGTCGATCTCGACGCTTCACCACGACGGCGACGAGGTTTGGCTCAGCTGGTCGGTCGATCACGCCTTCGGGCTGGCCGACGAGGCCGAGAGCGAGCCGGTCTCGCGGTTCCATGCCGACCTCGACACCTCGATGATCGCGGTGCAGTCTCGCAAAGACCTCGAAGCGGAACTCGAGGGGGCCTAG
- the ald gene encoding alanine dehydrogenase, translated as MRIAVPAEVKNNEYRVAITPAGVHDLVSHGHEVLVQAGAGTGSSITDDDYSAQGARIVPDADTVWGEAELLLKVKEPVASEYGHFRDGLVLFTYLHLAAEKALTEALLAAGVTGIAYETVQLPSRALPLLAPMSEVAGRLAPIVGANAMLRPNGGPGLLVPGVPGTHPANVVVLGGGVAGTNSVAMAVGLGAEVTVLDTNIQRLRELDALYSGRIRTIASNGFEIERAAMQADLLIGSVLIPGAKAPKLISNELVSRMKPGSVLVDIAVDQGGCFADSRPTTHAEPTFEVHNSIFYCVANMPGAVPATSTYALTNATMPYVRAIANLGWKAALRSDAALALGLNTHAGSVTNEPVGTAHGLASVPLVSVLD; from the coding sequence ATGAGAATCGCCGTTCCGGCCGAGGTCAAGAACAACGAGTACCGAGTCGCCATCACGCCCGCTGGCGTGCACGACCTGGTGAGCCACGGCCACGAGGTGCTCGTGCAGGCGGGCGCCGGCACGGGCTCGTCGATCACCGACGACGACTACTCCGCACAGGGCGCACGCATCGTGCCCGACGCCGACACCGTCTGGGGCGAGGCCGAGCTGCTGCTCAAGGTCAAGGAGCCGGTGGCCTCGGAGTACGGGCACTTCCGCGACGGGCTCGTTCTGTTCACCTATCTGCACCTCGCGGCTGAGAAGGCACTGACGGAGGCACTGCTCGCGGCGGGGGTGACCGGCATCGCCTATGAGACCGTGCAGCTGCCGTCTCGCGCCCTGCCCCTGCTCGCTCCGATGAGTGAAGTGGCCGGTCGCCTCGCCCCCATCGTCGGCGCCAATGCCATGCTGCGCCCCAACGGCGGCCCCGGCCTGCTGGTACCGGGGGTTCCCGGCACTCACCCCGCGAACGTCGTCGTGCTCGGCGGCGGTGTCGCCGGCACGAACTCGGTCGCGATGGCGGTCGGCCTCGGTGCCGAGGTGACGGTGCTCGACACCAACATTCAGCGTCTGCGCGAGCTCGACGCCCTGTACAGCGGACGCATCCGGACGATCGCCTCGAACGGCTTCGAAATCGAGCGCGCCGCCATGCAGGCAGACCTGCTTATCGGCTCGGTGCTCATTCCCGGCGCGAAGGCTCCCAAGCTGATCAGCAACGAGCTCGTCTCACGCATGAAGCCGGGCAGTGTGCTCGTCGACATCGCCGTCGACCAGGGCGGATGCTTCGCCGATTCGAGACCCACGACGCACGCCGAACCGACCTTCGAGGTGCACAACAGCATCTTCTACTGCGTCGCGAACATGCCGGGCGCGGTGCCCGCGACGTCGACGTACGCGCTCACCAACGCGACCATGCCGTATGTGCGCGCGATCGCCAATCTCGGCTGGAAGGCCGCCCTGCGGTCGGATGCCGCGCTGGCGCTCGGTCTCAACACCCACGCTGGCTCGGTCACCAATGAGCCTGTCGGTACAGCACACGGTCTCGCCTCGGTGCCCCTCGTCTCAGTGCTCGACTAG
- a CDS encoding transglutaminase-like domain-containing protein, protein MRASAPHRAASRPATRRPTPRTSVLVSATVFTIAAWSLIAAVLWPIYRDPSFVILAVVAIVIATTLGLVSTLGHWPAWGVILAASAAFVVVGVPLAVPSRTVYGVLPEPQGLLDLVAGVALGWRQLVTIDLPVGNYQALLVPALVILLIGPLLTLSIALRTEVGELAAAVPLAALPLAIGLGPERVELPISTAISLAAVLLLWMAVWRRHRRRALLGAAASAADSRWAGTRAIATALALVLVAGGAGAGAVAMLPPAGERTVLRTVVERPFDPLEQPSPLAAYRASFAEEVVGAPALTIAGAPAGSRVRLAVLDSYDGVVFAVGSDSVDSESGRFVRIPTQRDLTGIDGERVQITLRLERATGVWLPIIGEFGAIEFAGDEAADVRDQFVFNAVTGSAALVGGADAGLEYTLESVVTERAPATLSTAVPGDAEVPGIIAVPESLREWLDAVAPVDQAAGARLQRAVAALQRDGYLSHGVADDEAPSRSGHSIERLDELFTQRPMIGDAEQYAAAAALIARELGFPSRVVLGFGPIDGGAEVTVLEGERTAWVEISTGSSGWVPVDVVPDRRELPPIEPDDPTPVSRPQNAPQPPVDDPPALDELAPPEIEQADDPAIDPFWQAVLTVVSVLGWVLLVAGLIASPMLGVVAAKLRRRRRRRTAADPTARILGGWRELIDEARDFGVELPRAATRSELATVLDRPQALVLARVADRAVYAPEEPTSSEADTVWVAADAVRASLADGRSRRDRWRAAISPASLRRYSGAMPASTGGRRA, encoded by the coding sequence ATGCGAGCATCCGCACCCCATCGCGCCGCGTCGAGACCGGCGACGCGTCGTCCGACCCCGCGCACCTCGGTGCTCGTCTCGGCGACCGTCTTCACGATCGCGGCGTGGAGCCTCATCGCGGCGGTGCTCTGGCCGATCTATCGCGACCCGTCCTTCGTCATTCTCGCGGTCGTCGCCATCGTCATCGCGACGACCCTCGGTCTAGTGTCGACGCTCGGGCACTGGCCGGCGTGGGGCGTGATCCTTGCCGCCAGCGCAGCCTTCGTCGTGGTCGGTGTTCCGCTCGCCGTGCCGTCGCGCACCGTGTACGGCGTGCTTCCCGAGCCGCAGGGCCTGCTCGACCTCGTCGCCGGGGTCGCCCTCGGCTGGCGTCAACTCGTCACGATTGACCTGCCGGTCGGCAACTATCAGGCGCTGCTGGTCCCCGCTCTCGTCATCCTGTTAATCGGGCCACTGCTGACCCTCTCGATCGCGCTGCGCACCGAGGTGGGCGAGCTCGCCGCAGCCGTGCCGCTGGCAGCGCTGCCGCTGGCGATCGGGCTCGGCCCCGAGCGAGTCGAGCTGCCGATCTCGACCGCGATCTCGCTGGCAGCGGTGCTGCTGCTGTGGATGGCGGTCTGGAGACGGCATCGGCGTCGCGCCTTACTCGGCGCGGCGGCCTCCGCTGCCGATTCGCGATGGGCTGGTACTCGAGCGATCGCCACCGCCCTTGCCCTCGTGCTCGTCGCCGGCGGCGCGGGCGCGGGGGCGGTCGCGATGCTGCCGCCGGCGGGGGAGCGCACGGTGTTGCGCACGGTCGTGGAGCGACCCTTCGATCCGCTCGAGCAGCCCAGCCCGCTCGCCGCCTATCGCGCCTCGTTCGCCGAGGAGGTCGTGGGGGCGCCAGCGTTGACCATTGCGGGGGCTCCGGCGGGCAGTCGCGTTCGCCTGGCCGTGCTCGACAGCTACGACGGGGTCGTGTTCGCGGTGGGGAGCGACAGCGTCGACAGCGAGTCTGGCCGGTTCGTGCGCATTCCGACGCAGCGCGACCTCACTGGCATCGACGGAGAACGGGTGCAGATCACTCTTCGACTCGAACGGGCGACCGGCGTCTGGCTTCCGATCATCGGCGAATTCGGCGCGATCGAGTTCGCGGGCGACGAGGCCGCCGACGTGCGCGACCAATTCGTGTTCAACGCCGTGACGGGCTCGGCCGCGCTCGTGGGCGGCGCCGACGCCGGTCTCGAGTACACCCTCGAGTCGGTCGTGACCGAGCGCGCGCCCGCGACGCTCTCGACGGCTGTGCCGGGTGACGCCGAGGTGCCCGGCATCATTGCGGTTCCGGAATCGCTGCGCGAATGGCTCGACGCCGTCGCCCCCGTCGACCAGGCTGCGGGTGCTCGACTGCAGCGCGCAGTCGCCGCTCTGCAGCGCGATGGCTACCTCAGCCACGGCGTGGCCGACGACGAGGCGCCGAGCCGCTCGGGCCATTCGATCGAGCGCCTCGATGAGCTCTTCACTCAACGACCGATGATCGGTGATGCCGAGCAATACGCCGCGGCCGCCGCCCTCATCGCCCGCGAGCTCGGATTCCCCTCGCGCGTCGTGCTCGGATTCGGGCCAATCGATGGCGGAGCAGAGGTCACGGTGCTCGAGGGCGAGCGCACGGCGTGGGTCGAGATCTCGACCGGGTCGTCGGGGTGGGTGCCTGTCGACGTCGTTCCTGATCGACGTGAACTGCCACCGATCGAGCCGGATGACCCGACTCCCGTCTCGCGGCCCCAGAACGCACCGCAGCCGCCCGTCGATGACCCGCCGGCCCTCGACGAGCTCGCGCCGCCCGAGATCGAGCAGGCCGATGATCCCGCGATCGACCCGTTCTGGCAGGCCGTGCTGACTGTCGTCTCCGTGCTCGGCTGGGTGCTGCTCGTCGCCGGACTCATCGCGTCGCCGATGCTCGGAGTCGTGGCGGCCAAGCTGCGGCGCCGCCGACGTCGCCGCACCGCAGCAGACCCCACCGCGCGCATCTTGGGCGGGTGGCGCGAGCTGATCGACGAGGCACGAGACTTCGGAGTCGAGCTGCCGCGGGCGGCGACCCGATCAGAACTGGCGACCGTGCTCGATCGACCACAGGCGCTCGTGCTCGCACGCGTCGCAGACCGCGCGGTGTACGCGCCCGAAGAGCCCACGAGCTCTGAGGCCGACACCGTGTGGGTCGCGGCTGACGCCGTGCGGGCATCCCTCGCCGATGGCCGCTCGCGACGCGACCGGTGGCGGGCCGCGATCTCGCCCGCGTCGCTGCGTCGGTATTCTGGGGCGATGCCAGCGTCGACGGGGGGCCGGAGGGCATGA
- a CDS encoding ABC transporter substrate-binding protein: MNRPLPEDPMIRSLIAQAKRAQVSRRTMLAGTGAGATALALAACTTDAAPAGPAEDNSANDPTLNWANWPFYIDEDDDGNYPTLLAFQEQFGIDVNYLVTVDDNNSYFATVRDQLALGQDIGADTVCLTDWMVNRWIQLGYTQELNKANIPNAANLVPSLQNPAFDPGRVHSLPWQGGFAGICYNVEATSEVRSVSDLWRPDLTGRVGVLSEMRDTIGVIMLENGVDISGDFTADEFNAALDIFRTQVESGQIRNVRGNAYTEDLVNEDTLAAICWSGDITVLNFEAGYEKWKFLLPEGGATLWNDNFLIPIGSPRKTNAETLINYYYEPEVAAEVAAWVNYITPVAGAQEAAVAIDPELAENQLIFPNDETLAQSKIFRGLTAQEENEYQAAFQAILLGA; this comes from the coding sequence ATGAACCGACCTCTTCCCGAAGACCCGATGATCCGCAGCCTCATCGCCCAAGCGAAGCGCGCGCAGGTGAGCCGCCGAACCATGCTGGCCGGTACCGGTGCCGGAGCGACCGCCCTCGCGCTCGCAGCCTGCACGACGGATGCTGCACCTGCGGGCCCTGCAGAAGACAACTCGGCGAACGACCCCACCCTCAACTGGGCCAACTGGCCGTTCTACATCGACGAGGACGACGACGGAAACTACCCCACCCTGCTCGCCTTCCAAGAGCAGTTCGGCATCGACGTCAATTACCTCGTCACGGTCGACGACAACAACTCGTACTTCGCCACGGTGCGCGACCAGCTCGCCCTCGGTCAAGACATCGGGGCCGACACCGTGTGCCTCACCGACTGGATGGTGAACCGCTGGATCCAGCTCGGCTACACACAAGAGCTCAACAAGGCCAACATCCCCAATGCCGCCAACCTCGTGCCGAGCCTGCAGAACCCCGCGTTCGACCCGGGCCGCGTGCACTCCCTGCCGTGGCAGGGCGGCTTCGCCGGCATCTGCTACAACGTCGAAGCGACGAGCGAGGTGCGGTCGGTGAGCGACCTGTGGCGTCCCGATCTCACGGGCCGCGTGGGTGTGCTCTCCGAGATGCGCGACACGATCGGCGTCATCATGCTCGAGAACGGCGTCGACATCTCGGGTGACTTCACGGCCGACGAGTTCAACGCTGCTCTCGACATCTTCCGCACCCAAGTCGAGTCGGGCCAGATCCGCAACGTGCGCGGCAACGCCTACACCGAAGATCTCGTCAACGAAGACACGCTCGCCGCGATCTGCTGGTCGGGTGACATCACCGTGCTCAACTTCGAGGCCGGTTACGAGAAGTGGAAGTTCCTGCTTCCCGAGGGCGGAGCCACGCTCTGGAACGACAACTTCCTCATCCCGATCGGCTCGCCGCGCAAGACGAACGCCGAGACGCTCATCAACTACTACTACGAGCCTGAGGTCGCTGCCGAGGTCGCCGCGTGGGTGAACTACATCACCCCCGTCGCCGGAGCACAGGAGGCCGCCGTGGCCATCGACCCCGAACTCGCGGAGAACCAGTTGATTTTCCCGAACGACGAGACCCTCGCGCAGTCGAAGATCTTCCGCGGCCTCACCGCGCAGGAGGAGAACGAGTACCAGGCCGCCTTCCAGGCGATCCTGCTCGGCGCCTGA
- a CDS encoding DUF58 domain-containing protein, with the protein MTTPVSDRSPRTTSGERHRRAPDESTLASTVTTARTRIVGERTGVVADLVVVVVRALRTVRAALASAVRAASSVITPLGWTVAVLIPLMLLAGYAWGWVELIVLGTIGATLAVVAALYLVGRVRLAIELSPPPSRVAVGDEASAVLRVTNPTGRRSFAQVIDVPVGTVIVPVSIHGLAPGHVVERELAVPTQRRGRLALGPVRTLRADPIGLVRRELIWTDPLEIIVHPRTIDIPSTSSGLVRDLEGQPTRDLTPSDLAFHALREYVPGDDRRHIHWKSTAKTGALMVRQFEETRRSHLVVAQSIASIDFGSDAEFELAVSVTASLGARAIRDAREVSVVVSAVTPDFAKRAVVALRPLSTLTPTRLLDELALVEHGPAALGILDVARLAGEGTRGVSVAFLVVGSTVTAARLRTAAAGFPPAVAVVVLQCDPERVPGRRRLGSFSVVTIGSLTDLRHAMRGGDS; encoded by the coding sequence GTGACGACCCCGGTATCTGACCGCTCTCCTCGCACGACGTCGGGCGAGCGGCATCGTCGCGCGCCCGACGAGTCGACGCTCGCCTCGACGGTCACGACGGCACGCACGCGCATCGTGGGCGAGCGCACGGGGGTCGTGGCTGATCTCGTCGTCGTCGTCGTACGCGCCCTGCGCACGGTGCGAGCGGCACTCGCATCGGCCGTGCGCGCTGCCTCGTCGGTCATCACACCACTCGGCTGGACGGTCGCGGTGCTCATTCCGCTCATGCTTCTCGCGGGGTACGCCTGGGGCTGGGTCGAGCTCATCGTGCTCGGAACCATCGGGGCGACGCTCGCGGTCGTCGCTGCGCTTTACCTCGTCGGCCGGGTGCGGCTGGCGATCGAGCTGAGCCCGCCGCCCAGCCGGGTCGCGGTCGGCGATGAAGCGTCGGCCGTGCTGAGGGTGACGAACCCGACGGGTCGACGCTCGTTCGCCCAGGTGATCGACGTGCCCGTCGGCACCGTCATCGTGCCCGTGAGCATTCACGGTCTCGCGCCCGGTCACGTGGTCGAGCGCGAGCTGGCAGTGCCCACTCAGCGGCGCGGCCGCTTGGCCCTCGGGCCGGTGCGAACTCTGCGAGCCGATCCGATCGGCCTCGTGCGCCGTGAGCTGATCTGGACCGACCCGCTCGAGATCATCGTGCACCCGCGAACAATCGACATCCCGTCGACCTCGAGCGGCCTCGTGCGCGACCTCGAGGGCCAGCCGACGCGTGATCTGACGCCGAGCGATCTGGCCTTCCACGCCTTGCGCGAGTACGTGCCTGGTGACGACCGCCGCCACATCCACTGGAAGTCGACGGCGAAGACGGGTGCCCTCATGGTGCGCCAGTTCGAAGAGACTCGACGCAGTCACCTCGTGGTCGCACAGAGCATCGCGAGCATCGATTTCGGGTCTGACGCGGAGTTCGAGCTCGCCGTGAGTGTCACCGCGAGCCTCGGTGCTCGGGCGATTCGGGATGCTCGCGAGGTGTCGGTCGTCGTGAGCGCCGTCACGCCCGACTTCGCGAAGCGCGCCGTGGTCGCGCTGCGACCGCTGTCGACCCTGACGCCCACTCGATTGCTCGACGAGCTGGCGCTCGTCGAGCACGGCCCTGCGGCACTGGGAATCCTCGATGTGGCGCGGCTCGCCGGTGAGGGTACGAGAGGCGTCTCGGTGGCTTTCCTCGTCGTGGGTTCGACCGTGACCGCCGCGAGGCTGCGCACGGCCGCCGCGGGCTTTCCGCCGGCCGTCGCGGTCGTCGTGCTGCAGTGCGACCCGGAGCGCGTGCCCGGGCGGCGCCGACTCGGCTCTTTCTCGGTCGTCACGATCGGCTCGCTCACCGACCTTCGTCATGCGATGCGGGGCGGCGATTCCTGA